The Streptomyces sp. NBC_00459 DNA segment AGGCGGAGACCGGAGAGGTGCTGAAGGAGGTGGAGTGGCCGACCCTGGCCTTCTTCGCCGGCCTCTTCATCATGATCGGCGGCCTGATCGAGACCGGTGTGATCGGCGAGGTCTCCAAAGCCCTGGCCGACGCGATCGGTGACAACGAACTCGGCGGCTCCATGACCATGCTCGGCGCCTCTGCGGTCCTGTCCGGCATCGTCGACAACATCCCCTACGTCGCCACCATGGCCCCCATCACCAGCGACCTCGTCCAGAACATGGGCGGCGGCAGCGGCCATGTCATGTGGTGGGCCCTCGCCCTCGGCGCCGACCTGGGCGGCAACGCCACCGCCATCGGCGCCTCCGCCAACGTCGTCGTCCTCGGCATCGCCGAACGCAACCGCCAGCCCATCTCCTTCTGGCAGTTCACCAAGTACGGCCTGGTCGTCACGGGCGTGACCGTGACCCTTGCGCTCGCCTATGTGTGGCTGCGCTACTTCGCGCTCGGCTGACGCGCCGAAGCGGGCCGGATCCCTGTCCCTCACACTCACACTTACACCGGATCGGTGAGCGGCGGACGTCACACCTCGTCGTCGGGCCACCCGAGGAGCCGGGCACCGATCACCGCGGTCTGCAGGGTGTAGCGGTGCACGGGATCGCCGGGGTCGGCGCCGGTGAGCTTGTGAATGCGCTCCAGCCGGTAGGTGAAGGCCCGCACACTGAGGCTCAGGCGCCGCGCCGCCTCGGCGGAGACGCAGCCGGAGTCGAAGTACGCCGTCAACGTCTCGACGAGGGGACGGGCGCCGCCACGTGCGCTCAGCAGGGGGCCGAGAGTGTTGTCGACGAGGTCGGCCATGGCCTGCCGGTCGCGGGTCAGCACCGGGTAGACGAGGAGGTCGGCCGCGCGCAGTACGGGCTCGTGGAGCTGCAGCCGCTCTGCCAGGTCGAGGGCGTTGAGTGCCTCTTCGTACGAGTGCACGACGCCGCCGGCGCCGGGGTGGGGACGTCCGATGGCGACTTGGCCGCCCTCGGTGACCGCGTACGCCTGCTTGGCGAAGAACGTCAGGACGTCGTCCTGGTCCCCGGGCGCGATGCAGACCAGTCGGCCGTCCTTGGTGGTGAGCAGAATGCGCCGCTCGCCGAACCGGCCGACCACGGCGCTCTCCACCTGACGGGTGGCCGGATCGGTCTCCTCGACAGGCTTGCCGCCCTGCGCGACGGCGACCGCGTGGGCGCGGGAGAGGAGCAGACCGAAGCGTTCGGCGCGCTCCGACAGACGGCCCAGGTCGCTGCGGCCGTAGAGCAGGTCGTCGATGAACTCTCGCCGTACCGCCTCCTCCTGCCGAACGGCGAGCTGCTGTGACCGCTCGTGCCCCTCGGCGAAGGCATCGATCGCCTGCTCGACGGCGGCGAGCGCGGCTTCACCGGCCGAGGCGGAGAGGACGGGCCAGTGTTCACGGGCCACTGCCAGATGTCGACGAACGACGGCCCGCACCCCGAAGCCGGCCTCCGCCGCGCGTTCCCCCTGGGTCCGCAGGGATTCCAACTCGTCCCTGGTGAAGCGGCGACCCGTCGCACACACGGCGGTCAGTATCTGGACATACCCCTCCAGATATTCGTCGGGGACCTGCCGCCCTGTCACACGACCTCCTGTGTTCTTGACGCCTTGCCTACGCATTCTTGACGCACGCCGGACAAGAGTGACAGATCCTGGGCGGAGCACGGGGCCGGGAGCGGATGCCGCGGGGGAGGGACGGGACGGTGAGCGGGCCGACGGCCAGTTCCGGCGGTGCCGGTACCCGGTAGCGCCGGCACGACGACGGTGACCCGCGTGCGGCACAGCTCACGCAGCTCGGCGACGAGACGTTCGGCGAGGGCGTCGTCGCCGCACACCACCATGTGGCCCGGAAGTGCCGGGTGCCGGGTCCGGCCGGGAAGCGGGGGCACACGCCTCATGGCTGCGTCCGCCTCCCGTCGGCAGCGAGGTGACTGAGGTTCCGGCCTCCTGCTGCCCGGCCGTCCACCACCCGGCGGTCTCCCACGGCTCCGTATGCGACTCGGCCCATCTCTTCTCCGTCCCCGAAGTTGCCGTCGACCGGACCGGACGACGACGGTCAGGTTGGACAACGGCCGGTCCCTCGCCGCAGTTGTCGTCGTCTGGCATCAAGAAGGCATAAAGATTGCCGGAACACGGCAATGCGCTGTACGGCATGGGCAGTTCAAGATAGGGCTGAAGAAACACGGGGAGCAGCCCCGGTGCCGCGCCCGCGCAGCAGGGGTGGGCACCGGGGCTCGGGGAATCGATTCGGGGGCAAGGGCATGGGGCAGTTCGTCGAAGCCGCCGCACGGTTCCCCACCGTCAGCTTCACCTCGGCCCTCGTGGTCGCTCTCGGCTTCTGGCTTCTGGTCCTGCTGGGCCATGCCCGCGTACGCGACTTCGACGCCGACGCCCCGTATCTGGCCCGGTCTTTCGGCGGGGTGCCGGTCGCCGTCGCGGTCTCCGTCGTGATCGCGACCACCTGGCTCCTCAGCCTCACCGGGATGGTCCTGATGGGCCCGGCACACCTGAGCGGTCTCGGTGGCGCCGCGGCCCGGGTCGCACTGCTCGGACTGTCCGTCCTCGTCGCCTGGACCGCGACCCGAAGGTGCGCGGTGTCTCTCGCCGGGCTGTTCCCCGGCCATGCCGGGCCGCACCTTCGACATACGGCGAGTGCCACTCCGTACGATCCCGGCAGTCGCCGCGCTCACAGCTGAGCCGCAACCTGACCGCGGTCGGACCGCGTGGCCACACCTGAGCACCTGAGCACCTGAGCACCTGACGCACCTGCCCGCACCCGAGCGGGCCGCCCCGCCTCGCTGTCGAGGCGCCAACTCATCGCAGACCTCAAGGATTTCCCATGGACTCCATGACCGTGGGCGTCGGCGTGCTCATCGCCGCCTGCCTGCTTGTCGCGACCGCTGCGCTGCTCGTCGTCTCCCGGCTGTTCCGCAAGGTGGAGCAGGGCAAGGCGCTCATCGTCTCCAAGGTGCGCAAGGTCGATGTGACCTTCACCGGGCAGGTCGTGCTGCCGGTGCTGCACAAGGCCGAGGTGATGGACATCTCGGTGAAGACCATCGAGATCATGCGGGCCGGCAAGGAGGGGCTGATCTGCCAGGACAACATCCGGGCCGACATCCGGATCTCGTTCTTCGTGAAGGTGAACAAGACCGTCGAGGACGTCATCAAGGTCGCCCAGGCCGTCGGCACCGTGCGCGCGAGCGACCGCGACACGCTGCAGGAGCTGTTCCACGCGAAGTTCTCCGAGGCGCTGAAGACGGTCGGCAAGCAGATGGACTTCACCGACCTCTACACCAAGCGCGAGGAACTCCGTTACAAGATCATCGAGTTGATCGGCATCGACCTCAACGGCTACCACCTGGAGGACGCGGCGATCGACTACCTGGAGCAGACGCCGCTGACCCAGCTCGACCCGGCCAACGTCCTGGACGCCCAGGGCATCCGGAAGATCACCGAACTGACGGCCATCGAGCACGTACGCACCAACGAGGCTCAGCGCACCGAGGAGAAGGAGATCACCCGGCAGAACGTCGACGCCCGCGAGGCCATCCTGGAGCTGGAGCGCCGCCAGGCCGACGCCGAGATCAAGCAGCGGCGGGAGATCGACACCGTACGGGCCCGTGAGGAGGCCGAGACGGCGCGGGTCATGGAGGAGGAGAGGCTGCGTGCCCAGGGCGCCTTCCTGAAGACCGAGGAGCAGCTCGGCATCCAGCGCGAGAACCAGGCCCGTGAGGTCGCCGTCGCGCAGAAGAACCGCGAGCGGGTCATCGCCATCGAGAACGAGCGCATCGAGAAGGACCGGCAGCTTGAGGTCATCGCGCGGGAGCGGGAGACGCAGCTGACGCAGATCGCCGCCTCCAAGGAGGTCGAGGCCGAGAAGCGGGAGATCGCCGAGGTCGTCCGCGAGCGGATCGCGGTGGACCGGACGGTCGCCGAGCAGGAGGAGGCCATCAAGAAGCTGCGGGCCGTGGAGGAGGCCGAGCGCGACCGGCAGACCGTGATCATCGCAGCCGAGGCCGAGGCACAGGAGAACCTGGTCAAGGACATCAAGGCGGCCGAGGCCGCCGAGCAGGCCGCCGTCCACCGCGCGGCCGAGGAAATCACCCTGGCCGAGGCCCGGTTGAAGTCGGCCGACCTCGACGCGCAGGCCAAGCTGCGCCTTGCCGAGGGCGTCCAGGCCGAGGCCGCCGCCGAGGGCCTGGCGGCCGTCCAGGTCCGGGACAAGGAGGCCGAGGTCATCGAGAAGGCCGGCCGCGCGGAGGCGGAGGCGGCCGGGGCTCGGATGCGGGCGGAGGCGGAGGGCGCCCGGGCGAAGGCGCTCGCCGAGGCCGAGGGCATCGGCGAGAAGCTGAAGGCGGAGGCAGCCGGCCTGACCGAGAAGGCGGCGGCGATGGCCGCGCTCGACGAGGCGTCCCGCGGCCACGAGGAGTACCGGCTGCGGCTGGAGGCGGAGAAGGAGATCCGGCTCGCCGGGCTCGACACGCAGAAGCACGTCGCCGAGGCGCAGGCCACGATCCTCGCCACCGGACTGGAGAACGCCGACATCAACATCGTCGGCGGCGAGTCCGTCTTCTTCGACCGGCTCGTCAACTCGATCGCGCTCGGCAAGAGCGTCGACGGGTTCGTCCAGCACTCCAAGACGGCACAGGCCCTCGCGGGGCCCTGGCTGGACGGATCGTCGAGCTTCACCGACGACCTCGGCCGCGTTCTCGGCTCGGTCTCCACGGCGGACGTGCAGAACCTGACCGTCTCCGCGCTGCTGATGAAGCTGATGAAGACGCGCGGCGCCGATTCCGGCGCCCTGGAACAGCTGCTCAGCAAGGCCGGTGAACTGGGTGTCGCCGACGCCTCGCTCGCGGCCCTGAACGGCAGCGCCAGGGTCTGACAGGCCGCGGTCCGGAGCTGCCGCACAGGGGACGGCAGCTCCGGACCGCTTTTTCCGACTTTCTGAGAGGGACCCCATGGCCACCGGTCTGGACACCGGCACGTACGAGGTGCTGCGCGACCGCCTCACCGCGCAGGCCGCCGAACTCGCCCGCCGAGCCGAGGCACTCAACGCCCGCCGGACCGAGGAGTTCGGCTCCACCCGGCTGGAGCTGAGGAGCACCCAGCGGCTGCGCACCGAGCACACCTGCGTGCCCCGCGACATCGTCGCCGTCGGCGAGGTTCTGCTCTTCGGCCACAACGTCTTCCTCGGCCGAGGGCCCGAGGCGACCGTCGACGACGTCTTCGCCCTGCACGACCGCGACCTGAACCGGCTGCCCCCCGACGCCGTGCCCGGCCTGCTGGACGCCCCGGCCTTCGTCCGCGAGTTCGCCGCCCTCTACCGCTACTACCGTCAGACCCACCTGCTCCAACTGCGCCGCCTGGAAGGCAAGTTGCTGGCCGTCTTCCAGACTGGCGAGAAAACCGGCGACATCCGCGTCCTGCGCTGGGCCGTGACGGATGACGGCCAGGTGTCCTTCCTGGACGCGCGCGGGGACCGCGACCACGCCGTCCCGTCCGCCCACGACTTCGAGTGGACCGAGACGACCCGCGAGGACCACGTCCTCGGCCGCCACCCGCACGTCTCCATCGAGGGCGAGGTCTTCGTCGCGACCTCCGCCGGCACCCTCACCGTCAAGGTCGAGAACGACACGGAGAGCGGCGAGGGCATTCACGCGGAGCCGGTCGACGAGCCGCTGCAGTCCCTCGCCGACGCCCGCATCACGTACGCGCGCGTGGGCGCCCTGATCCTGATCCGCGTGCGTCCCTACAAGGAGGACACCGACCGCCACCTGGTGTTCAATACGCTCACCAGGACGGTCGTCCGCCTCGACGGCATCGGGCAGGTGTGCCGTCGGCTGCCCGAGGACCAGGGCATCGTCTTTCCCGGCGGCTACTGCCTGGCCACGGGCATGTACAAGACGTTCGACGGCGTCGCCGCCACCTTGGACACGGCAGCCCTGGAGTTCGAGCGAGTGGTCCGCTCGCCCAACGGCGAGGACGTGCTGTTCGCCTTCCACGCGCGCGTGGAAGGCCGCAGCCTGCTGCTGCCGTACAACGTGATCCGCAAGGAGATCGCGACCCCGCTGTCCTGCCACGGCTGGGCCCTGTTCGACGACGGCGCGCTCGTCGTGCTGCGCGCCGACAACGACGAACCGCAGCGCGTGCACCCCGTCCAGCTCTGGAACTCGCCCTTCGTCTCCGACACCCACGCCGCCGCCCAGCCCGTCGGCACCGGCCCGCTCGCCCGTGTCGGCAACGCCGACCTCGTACGCGGCGTCTCCGACTGCCTGTCCATCACCCGCGCGGTCACCGGGACGACTCCGACGAGCGAGGTGTACGCGGCACTGGCGGCAGCCTGCGTCCGCGCCGACGACTCCTACCACTGGCTGGCCGAGCCCCAACTCGGCGCTCTGCACGAGCCGCTCACGCAGGTGCGGGCCACCGCTGAGCAGGTTCTGGCCGAGTTCGAGACCGTCCAGGCCCTCGCCTGGCAGGCATCGGACGCGCTCACGGAAGCCGGAGAGCGGGTCGCGACCGTCGTACGGCGTCTGCGCGGCGAGTCCCCGCGCAGCGCCGCCGCCTGGGTCGCCGGACTGACCGAACTCCGTCACGCCCAGGGCCATTTGCTCACCCTCAAGGACATGCGGTACGCCGACGCCGCGCGCATCGACGAACTCGCCGCCGAAGCCGAGGCCGACCTCGCCACCTTCGTACAGCGGGCCGTCACCCACCTCGCACGTGAGGACGCCTTCGCCGGCCACCAGGCCGGCATCGAGCAACTCGTCACCGACGCCGAGGCGATCGCCACCGTCGCCGAGGCCGCGCCTGTCACCGCCCGCCTCGACGAACTCGCCGACGGGCTGCGCACGGTGACCGAGGTCGTCACAGGTCTCGACATCGGTGACGCCACCGTCCGTACGTCCGTCCTGGGACGGATCGCCGAGATCCTCGGCGGCGTCAACCGGGTCCGTGCCCTCCTCGACGTGCGCCGCCGCGCACTCCTCGACCGTGAAGGGCGCGCCGGCTTCGCCGCCGAGTTCGCCCTGCTCGGGCAGGCGGTCACCGGCGCGCTCGCCGTCGCGGACAGCCCCGAGGCGTGCGAAGAGGAACTCGCCCGCCTGCTTGTCCAGTTGGAGAACCTGGAGTCCCGGTTCGCGGAGTTCGACGACTTTCTCGGCGACCTCGCGGACAAGCGCGACGAGATCCACAACGCGTTCGCCGCCCGTAAGCAGACCCTCGCCGACGCTCGTGCCCGCCGTGCCGAACTCCTCGCCGACTCGGCGACCCGGGTGCTGCGGACCGTCACCCGGCGCGCCGCCACGCTCGCCGACCCGGACGCCGTCACCACGTACTTCACCTCCGACCCCATGGTCGCCAAGGTCCGCCGCGTCGCCGACGAGCTGCGCGAACTCGGCGACCAGGTCAGGGCGGAGGAACTCGACGGCCGCCTCAAGTCCGCCCGCCAGGAGGCCCGCCGGTCCCTGCGCGACCGCACCGACCTCTACACCGACGACGGCCGCACCCTCCGCCTCGGCGCCCACCGCTTCGCGGTCAACACCCAGCCCCTCGACCTCACCCTCGTCCCGCACGGCGAGGGACTGGCCTTCGCCCTGACCGGCACCGACTACCGATCCCCGGTCACCGACCCCGACTTCGCCGCCACCCGCCCCTACTGGGACCGCCCGCTGCCGTCGGAGTCACCCGAGGTCTACCGCGCCGAACACCTCGCCGCCCGGCTGCTGGACGAGCACGGGCCGGCGGCACTGGAGGAGGCTGACCTGCCCGACCTCGTACGGCGGGCCGCGGAAGCGGCGTACGACGAGGGGTACGAGCGCGGCGTCCACGACCACGACGCGGCCCTGATCCTCGCCACTCTCCTGCGCCTGTACGCCCAGGCGGGCACCCTGCGCCACGAGCCCGCGGCCCGCGCCACCGCCCAGCTGTTCTGGGCCCACGGCACGACCGCCGAGGCCCGGCAGGACTGGCACCGGCGCGCAGTCTCACTGGCCCGCGCCCGGGACACGTTCGGCCTGGCGCCCGCGATCGACGACCTGCGGCAGGAGCTGGCGGAGGCGATCGGCACACCGGCCGCTGCCGCCTACCTCTTCGAGGAGCTGACGAGCGGTCCCGACGGCTTCGTCGCCGGCGCGAGCGCCCGCACCCTGCTCGACAAGTTCCGCCGCACGGTGGGCTCGTCGGCCTACGACGACGACCTCGCCGCAGTCGGCGACCTGGCCGCACGCAGGCAACTCGTCGAGGCGTGGCTGTTCTCGTACGCAGCCTCGACCGGCACGGACACCACCCCCGGCGACCTGGCCGAGGCGGTGGCCGCCGAACTCTGCCCCGACCTGGCCCGCTACGACTCCGACGCCCTACTGACCGGGAAGGTCGACGGGCTGCTCGGCGTCCACCCCCGCATCACCGACCGGTCCCTGTCCCTCCGCGTCGACGAGTTCCTCGCGCGCACCCACACGTTCCGCACGTACGACGTCCCGGCGCACCGCGCCTACCAGCGCCGCCGAACCGAGCTGGTGGCAGCCGAGCACGGCCGGCTCCGCCTGGACGAGTACCGGCCCCGGATCATGTCCGCATTCGTACGCGGCAGGCTCATCGACGAGGTCTACCTCCCGCTGATCGGCGACAGCCTCGCCAAACAGCTCGGCACCACCGGTGAGTCCAGGCGCACCGACACCGGCGGCCTGCTGCTGCTCATCTCCCCGCCGGGCTACGGCAAGACGACCCTCATGGAGTACGTCGCCGACCGCCTCGGCCTGATCCTCGTCAAGGTCAACGGCCCTGCCCTCGGACACGCCGTCACCTCACTCGACCCGGCCGAGGCCCCGAACGCGACGGCCCGCCGCGAGGTCGAGAAGATCAACTTCGCGTTGGAGACGGGCAACAACACACTCCTCCACCTCGACGACATCCAGCACACCTCGCCCGAGCTCCTGCAGAAGTTCATCCCGCTGTGCGACGCCACCCGCCGCATGGAGGGCGTACGGGACGGGGAGCCGCGCACCTACGACCTGCGCGGCAAGCGCTTCGCCGTCTGCATGGCCGGCAACCCCTTCACGGAGTCCGGCGCGCGCTTCCAGGTGCCGGACATGCTCGCCAACCGCGCCGACGTGCGGAACCTCGGCGACGTCCTGACCGGCAAGCAGGACGCCTTCGCGCTCAGCTTCGTCGAGAACGCCCTCACCGCGAACCCGGTCCTCGCCCCGCTCGCCGGCCGCGACCGCGCCGACCTCGACCTGCTCATCTGCCTCGCGCACGGCGACACCACGGCCCGCGCGGACCGGCTCACCCACTCCCTGGCGTCCGCCGAGCTGCAGCACATCCTGGCCGTGCTGCGCCACCTGCTCACGGCCCGCGACACCGTCATGTCGGTGAACGCCGCGTACATCGCCTCCGCCGGCCAGTCAGAGGCCACCCGCACCGAGCCGCCCTTCCAACTCCAGGGCTCCTACCGCAACATGAACAAGATCGCCCAACGTATCCAGCCGGTCATGAACGACACCGAAGTGTCCGCGTTGATCGACGACCACTACACGGCCGAGTCCCAGACCCTCACCACCGGCGCCGAGGCCAACCTCCTGAAACTGGCCGAACTGCGCGGCACGCTCACACCCGAGCAGGCCGCCCGGTGGGCCGACATCAAGACCACCTACGTCCGCACCCAGGCACTCGGCGGACCGGAGGACGACCAGCTCACTCGTGCGATCGCGGGCCTCGGCCTCCTCGCGGACCGCATCGCCGCCGTCGAGTCCGCCATCACCCGGGCCGCCGATCCAGGCCACCTCATGGCCAACCCGACGGCCCGGCACGCCGTACGGCCGCACGGCGACAGGCACGACTGAGAGGTCGTGAGGTTCTCGACTTGCATGGGTCGTAGCGGAGCGCGGTCGGGTTGGCCGCTCGTAGCGTTCCGTAGGACGCTGGATCATCCAGATCTGTACACGGTTCCAGGCAGGCTGCCACCAGCCCGCCTGAAAACGGCTCGGAGAACGGTGAGCGCGTCTGAACTCAAGGGCTGTCCGATGCCTCCGCTGCCCCCAGGAGCTCGTGCAGGAGGTGGGACGCGGTGATCACGCCCAACAGACGTGTGCTCTCAGCCGTACGCCTGCCCTTGCTCCGTTCCGTCACTGCCACCAGCGGGCTGCGCACGCGGGCCATCAGCGCGGCCACCTCCAGCGCGGTGTGGTCGGGGTCGGCGGTCGGCGGTGGGGTGGCCTCGTGCGGCAGGCAGTCGCCGACGCGGCGGCCTGCCAGGGCCTGGCAGAGCCGGTCGGCGTGTTTCTCGTCGACGACGGCGGCGAGCGTCGGGTCCTCGACGACGTACGCGGGCACCAGCATCTTGATCATCTGGGAGGCGGGAAGGATCGCCCTCGGCTCGCCCCGTTCGTCCAACACGAGCAGGGCCGGCAGGTTGTGCTCGGCCATCAGCCGGGCCGCGTCCATGGCGTCGCTGTCGACGCTCACGGTTTCGTACTCGACCGCCAGGTCACGAGCGCGCACGGCGGGCTCCTCATCCGTTGGAAAGGTTCCTGTACTCACCGTCCTATGTCAGCGGCGGGCGGGCCAGGTCATTGACGCGAAACATACGCGGCGGCACCGGCAGAACCATCGTGTGGAGGAGAACAGAACCACGGCCTCACCGGGGTGACGTCCTCAGGACCGCTCGCCGATGTCATGGCGACCGAGCGTCCCGCGGTCGCCGGCCGGCGACCGGCACACACCGGCGTCCGACCCCGAGGAGCCCGGACGGTTCGCAACCGCCCGGGCTCCCACCACTGTCTGTCCGGATGTCAGCCGGCGATCTCGATCCTGCCGTTGGCTTCGGCGGACGCCGCGGTCTCGGGCTTGGCGCCGCCGTTGCGCTGGGTGAGGTTCTTCAGCAGCTCGGCGAGGTCGACTCCGGTGGTGGAGCTCAGCAGCTCGACGCCCTGGGTGACGTTGTCGGCGACCGTGCGGGAGAGCTGCGAGGCGCCGTCGGTGGAGATGACCGTCAGCTTGTCGATGGCGCTGAGCGGTTCGGATGCCTTGGCGACGACCTGGGGCAGGACCTCGACGAGCATCTGCAGCACGGCCGCGTCGCCGTACTGCGCGAAGGCGTCGGCCTTCTTCCGCATGGCTTCGGCCTCGGCCGCGCCCTTGGCGCCGATCGCGGCGGCCTCCGCCTCCCCCTCGATGCGTACGGCGTCGGCGAGCGCGGCGCGGTGCGCCTTCTCGCCCTCACCGGTCAGCCGGGACCGCTGGGCGTCCGCCTCCGCCTCTTTGACCAGGGCGATACGGCGGGCCTCGGCCTCCTGCTCGGCCTGGTAGCGGGCGGCGTCGGCGGGCTTGCGGACCTGGGTGTCCAAGTCGCGGTCGGTCAGCGCCGCCTGGCGCTCGGCGACCTTCTCCTGCTCGGCCAGCACCTGCTGGCGCCGGGCCGCCTCGGCGAGCGGACCGGCCGCCGCCGCACGGGCCGCGGCCTCATCGGTCTCGGCCTTGATCTCGGCCTGCTTCAGCGCGAACGTCCGCTGCGCGATGGCGATCTCCTCCTCGGCCTTCAGCCGGGCCTGCTCGGCGGCCCGGCGGGCGACGGCCTCGGCGATGTCGGCCTCCTGCTTGGCGCGGGCGGCCTCGGGGCGGCCGAGGTCCTCCAGGTAGGAGCCCTCGGTGGTGATGTCCTGGATCTGGAAGGCGTCCAGCACCAGGCCCTGCCCGGACAGGCTCGCCTCGGCCTCCTCGGCGACCTGCCCGGCGAACACTGCCCGGTCGCGGATGATGTCCTCGACCGACATCCGGCCGACGATGGCACGCAGCGCGCCGGAGAGCACCTCCTGGGTGAAGCCAACGATGCCGTCCTGCTGCATCAGGAACCGCTGCGCGGCGGCCCGTATCGAGTCCTCGGTGCCACCCACCTTGACGATGGCCACGCCTTCCAGGTGCGCCTTCACGCCCCGCAGGGTGACCGCGCCGCGCACCGCGACCGGGATGTGCCGCGAGGACAGGTCGAGGGTGAACTTCTGCTGCACGAACGGCACGACGAACACGCCGCCGCCGACCACGACCTTCTGCCCGCTGTTGTCGGTGAAGATCCGTCCGGTCTCCGGATCGGTGGCCTGCTTGCCGCGCCGCCCGGTGACGATGAACGCCTGGCTCGGACCCGCCACCTTGTAGCGGGTGACAACGACCAGGCCGAGCAGGACGAGGAGTACGACGACTCCTACTACGGCGAAGACGACTGGACTCATGATGATTGCCCCTCAGCCCTCCCGGGGGACGGCGGATCGATACGGGTTCGTGTGAAGAAACAGGCACCGGCGCGTGGGCCGGTGTGACAGGAGCGGCCGGGGGTGGGGTTCGGTCAGCGCTCCACGGGACGTACGGACACCGCTGTCCGGGACAGCGTTGCCTCCACCCAGACCTCAGCACCCCTGGCCACGGGCACCGGACTCTTCGCGGAGAGCTTCACGGGTTGCCCGGCCAGACGGACCAGCACCTCACCGAAGCCATCGGCCGGAATAGCCGTGACCACGGATGCGGAGGTGCCGATCAGATCGTCGTGGCGCGGTGCCGCACCGGAGCGGTCGCGCAGCAGCACCTGGCTGAGGCGGTACGCGAGCCAGCCCGTGGCGAGTCCGGCCGGCGTGCCGATCGCGGTCGCACCGACCGCGCCCACGCCCGTGGTGCCCATGGCGATCGCACCGGAGAAGCCGAGCATGGACACGAATCCGGCGATGACCGGCAGCGAGAGGAACCCGTCGAAGAGACCGTCCAGCACGCCGACGCTGCCAAAGAGCCCTTCGAGGACACCGTCGAAGACGAGGGCCAGCAACAGGAGCACGACCCCCGCGATGCCGAGACCCAGAAACCAGCCCATCCGCCCTCACCGCCTCTTGCCCCGCCGCACCGCGCTGTTACCGAATATTCACATGCGCGAGGTGGCTCTGGCATTGCCTGATCCCGGCAATCTTTACGTGTTTTTGATGCCGGACTCCGTGCGGACGGCCCTGGTTCGAGCCAGCAGGATTGATGTCAGATTCGGCGCGAGTACCGAAGGGGATCGTCGAAGGGCGAAGCGAACACCGTAGCCCTGGTCACGCCTGATGCGGGTCACATTCTTCAACGATCAGGCTGTTCACGAAATCCGAACAAGGACCGGGTGGCGCGTTACGCCCCGCCTGGCCCCGCCGTCCCCTCGTCGACGAGGCCGCCGCGGATTCCTGCCCGCGACCCCCTCGCAGAGCGGAGTCTCTGCCGCCCCGTCACGCTTCCGCAGGGTGGCGGGGCGCCGTATGTCCTTGGCCGGGTCGCCGATGGCCGACCGCGGGTCCTGGTGACACCGCCCGGTCAGCCTTGCGGAGCGGAGCCCATCTCGGCGCTGAAGACCACCGGTTCACTGTCGAACCCCTGGATCGATTCGCGGAACTCCCAGGTCCCGGAGGCGTTCCTGGTGAACTCCGCGAACGTCGCGGCGGTGTATTCGGCGATCCGCGCGAAGTCGTCTTTCAGTAGCTCCGTGTACCCCTCGACGACCAGGACTCCGGCGTTCGAAATGTCCCCGAAGAACTTGGGTCCGGTGTCCTGGTGGATCGCCACTCCCACGACCACTCGGGCGAACGAGGGCGCGAGGCGATCGAGTTCCAGGGTCATGGCTTCGACGTAGCCGAAGCCCTGGCCGGTCTGGCTGTGCCGGCTCATGTTGATGGTGCCGTCCGGTGAGCGGCTGTCGAAGTGGACGATGTACACGGGTCGGCCGTAGGGGGCGTCCGCCGAGTAGGTCGTGGCGATGATGTCGAGGTGATGGGGCGGCTGACCCAGGGAACTGGGGTCCCACTTGAGCCGCACC contains these protein-coding regions:
- a CDS encoding CBS domain-containing protein, which produces MRARDLAVEYETVSVDSDAMDAARLMAEHNLPALLVLDERGEPRAILPASQMIKMLVPAYVVEDPTLAAVVDEKHADRLCQALAGRRVGDCLPHEATPPPTADPDHTALEVAALMARVRSPLVAVTERSKGRRTAESTRLLGVITASHLLHELLGAAEASDSP
- a CDS encoding DNA repair ATPase: MATGLDTGTYEVLRDRLTAQAAELARRAEALNARRTEEFGSTRLELRSTQRLRTEHTCVPRDIVAVGEVLLFGHNVFLGRGPEATVDDVFALHDRDLNRLPPDAVPGLLDAPAFVREFAALYRYYRQTHLLQLRRLEGKLLAVFQTGEKTGDIRVLRWAVTDDGQVSFLDARGDRDHAVPSAHDFEWTETTREDHVLGRHPHVSIEGEVFVATSAGTLTVKVENDTESGEGIHAEPVDEPLQSLADARITYARVGALILIRVRPYKEDTDRHLVFNTLTRTVVRLDGIGQVCRRLPEDQGIVFPGGYCLATGMYKTFDGVAATLDTAALEFERVVRSPNGEDVLFAFHARVEGRSLLLPYNVIRKEIATPLSCHGWALFDDGALVVLRADNDEPQRVHPVQLWNSPFVSDTHAAAQPVGTGPLARVGNADLVRGVSDCLSITRAVTGTTPTSEVYAALAAACVRADDSYHWLAEPQLGALHEPLTQVRATAEQVLAEFETVQALAWQASDALTEAGERVATVVRRLRGESPRSAAAWVAGLTELRHAQGHLLTLKDMRYADAARIDELAAEAEADLATFVQRAVTHLAREDAFAGHQAGIEQLVTDAEAIATVAEAAPVTARLDELADGLRTVTEVVTGLDIGDATVRTSVLGRIAEILGGVNRVRALLDVRRRALLDREGRAGFAAEFALLGQAVTGALAVADSPEACEEELARLLVQLENLESRFAEFDDFLGDLADKRDEIHNAFAARKQTLADARARRAELLADSATRVLRTVTRRAATLADPDAVTTYFTSDPMVAKVRRVADELRELGDQVRAEELDGRLKSARQEARRSLRDRTDLYTDDGRTLRLGAHRFAVNTQPLDLTLVPHGEGLAFALTGTDYRSPVTDPDFAATRPYWDRPLPSESPEVYRAEHLAARLLDEHGPAALEEADLPDLVRRAAEAAYDEGYERGVHDHDAALILATLLRLYAQAGTLRHEPAARATAQLFWAHGTTAEARQDWHRRAVSLARARDTFGLAPAIDDLRQELAEAIGTPAAAAYLFEELTSGPDGFVAGASARTLLDKFRRTVGSSAYDDDLAAVGDLAARRQLVEAWLFSYAASTGTDTTPGDLAEAVAAELCPDLARYDSDALLTGKVDGLLGVHPRITDRSLSLRVDEFLARTHTFRTYDVPAHRAYQRRRTELVAAEHGRLRLDEYRPRIMSAFVRGRLIDEVYLPLIGDSLAKQLGTTGESRRTDTGGLLLLISPPGYGKTTLMEYVADRLGLILVKVNGPALGHAVTSLDPAEAPNATARREVEKINFALETGNNTLLHLDDIQHTSPELLQKFIPLCDATRRMEGVRDGEPRTYDLRGKRFAVCMAGNPFTESGARFQVPDMLANRADVRNLGDVLTGKQDAFALSFVENALTANPVLAPLAGRDRADLDLLICLAHGDTTARADRLTHSLASAELQHILAVLRHLLTARDTVMSVNAAYIASAGQSEATRTEPPFQLQGSYRNMNKIAQRIQPVMNDTEVSALIDDHYTAESQTLTTGAEANLLKLAELRGTLTPEQAARWADIKTTYVRTQALGGPEDDQLTRAIAGLGLLADRIAAVESAITRAADPGHLMANPTARHAVRPHGDRHD